From a single Drosophila sulfurigaster albostrigata strain 15112-1811.04 chromosome 3, ASM2355843v2, whole genome shotgun sequence genomic region:
- the LOC133839887 gene encoding Ig-like and fibronectin type-III domain-containing protein 2: MLKPFGLKIITICLLFTNVNSGVPIGTGGPSQIFENKDGLLTCVVSENVANNTVIWKKGDEILTAGSVRVTNDNRVRVLHDGSPKGRNLETGGEVWVLLIKDLKTSDSGAYICELNSDPVLRSIHILTVKELSQGNSTDTATAESSDVFLLPPPLNAQDNRSFWRPSQSPPVFTHDFTECCERANVSTQCMGFCNVHNILDGTTDVDPEACEKDFPSIVKCMADGRNHVPCCVEKQIPDLCQDMCRGEYTPFTDRLKTRVSCVHHTLSGLQCILKGVQQIPSMPVQLSVDQVREKSVNISWSPPQKLADQVSHYTVNLTTLHSFDEDELSGEVRRKSLESTEQQEMELTKLYNVPANQTYLYLDSLSPLTMYAVILTAVNEYGSSLPNERLRFFTHTSASVAETQAGNTDKQVMPTLPDIRGCCESSGMTHRLCMDKMCDPEKADQATLPDLMVCAPWSNITFTCLANNIDHTPCCRARGIPSACFPLCAGKLTSLDFSLFKCLRFMSEYSSCLFQGYGVLADPPSKLRTVAKTDSFVILDWNKPKRLADTVTTFHVKFRRLGVGDDYLTVEKRQPPLILEGLEADIYYEFYVVSINAYGKSEPSPRLITRTLAAELDPTPVAKYNMSTCCQASGLLPQCAPLCSYNIRLSDIENLGPTCRAQMPILARCAAGGRDHSPCCSRRGVINACMPLCRGVMPLALSTKSTAATAASTAAGIGTLTSTGSSTLASNVPDCLSYAGNILQCFEEGTNNIPGPPEDVHATSVTSRSISLAWTPPTVETASASSFATAATPVDMITGDELAAAAGIVAGDVATAAETSTTTTSKSDSASATNADDIDFVVQYGRVNNMTMYETIAKLENELTTNETSIDLTNLDENTLYRITVVARGKFGTSLPASMLLLNTSSVASENVQHSNDTWGAPSPPHSLTVLTHSATWMQLTWQPPEYSHPHERITYRVYHKMMKTDGFTKIETKLAWLRLINLKPSSQHVLYVEAVGERASSLPSETLVAWTDPALPAFVDPPTVHPADNIPEGGSMTILCLALGNPAPTISLYVGGHLVRQDTSRHMVTVIHNVSADMEHVSCYADNGYGVPMQATRRVNICYPPKIQAAGITVASVGDEVELRCTVDSKPAPKTIFWRDHDGRVPVPQGGNYYVSVANVSTIYTMSLRISKLQANDVGDYFCHAENPFGSSTTPVSVRIRNTPSLNRNVSQCCAEQNVSMACRDACTYYVDFDAIANRPECIVDFDKLMKCAADGSDHRSCCAEEHVPRKCLNWCRGETVRAKEICSLQYSRTIIGCFEKNRDRLPGPPENIVVSVMSDNEVNIKWDAPTKNPNAVDGYRIYYHEAAVVPPTSSSPSESSMEPASTSDTMNNATSMGNGNGNGNNNQIMLAGVLEIKRIDVKDTTISINGLKKDVLYELVVKAGNSYGASVLTDPIRFTLGEQHVTSATSSYSSAVGTISGIVASILAILLAAAAIVFYRRHRSHHGKAGNGNVAFENPTYTRGLEQVQLPTVTSAITTQQHQQQPHNNGSNHTQGSNSNSQSHSHSHSSHSHNGNGHGVAATMTTSTSTATATPDTGTTANGSRHHQSNGHRNGLSDAAHHFHNPLSNTQCNEVNPSIYEELKLGQEGAGFKKLVP; encoded by the exons TTCGGGTTAAAAATTATAACGATATGTCTTTTATTTACGAATGTTAATTCAGGTGTGCCAATTG GAACTGGTGGCCCATCGCAGATATTCGAGAACAAGGATGGCCTGTTAACCTGCGTGGTCTCCGAGAATGTGGCCAACAACACGGTGATATGGAAGAAGGGTGACGAGATTTTAACAGCTGGCTCCGTGCGCGTCACAAATGATAATCGTGTGAGAGTTTTGCATGATGGAA GCCCAAAGGGACGCAATTTGGAGACCGGCGGTGAGGTCTGGGTGCTGTTGATCAAGGACCTAAAGACAAGTGATTCTGGTGCCTATATCTGCGAGTTGAACTCGGATCCGGTGTTGCGCAGCATACACATATTGACAG TCAAGGAGCTGTCGCAGGGCAACAGCACAGACACTGCAACGGCCGAGTCAAGTGACGTGTTCCTGTTGCCACCACCACTCAATGCCCAGGACAATCGCAGCTTCTGGCGACCGAGTCAAAGTCCGCCAGTGTTCACACATGACTTCACCGAGTGCTGTGAGCGCGCCAATGTGTCCACGCAGTGCATGGGTTTTTGCAATGTGCACAACATCCTCGATGGGACCACGGATGTGGATCCCGAGGCCTGCGAAAAGGACTTTCCCAGCATTGTCAAGTGCATGGCCGATGGTCGCAATCATGTGCCCTGTTGCGTTGAGAAGCAAATACCCGATCTCTGCCAGGATATGTGCCGCGGCGAGTATACCCCATTCACTGACCGGCTAAAGACGCGTGTCTCCTGCGTGCACCACACACTGAGTGGGCTGCAGTGCATCCTGAAGGGTGTGCAACAGATACCCAGCATGCCGGTTCAACTCTCGGTGGATCAGGTGCGTGAAAAGAGTGTGAACATCAGTTGGTCGCCGCCACAAAAGCTGGCCGATCAGGTCAGTCATTATACGGTGAATCTGACGACATTACACAGCTTCGATGAAGACGAGTTGAGCGGTGAGGTTAGACGAAAGTCGCTGGAGTCAACGGAACAGCAGGAAATGGAACTGACGAAGCTCTACAATGTGCCCGCCAATCAGACGTATCTCTATCTCGACTCACTGTCGCCGCTGACCATGTATGCTGTCATTCTGACTGCGGTCAACGAGTATGGCTCCAGTTTGCCCAACGAACGTCTGCGGTTCTTTACCCATACTAGCGCTTCGGTGGCCGAGACGCAGGCGGGCAACACCGACAAGCAGGTGATGCCCACGCTGCCTGATATACGAGGTTGTTGCGAGTCGAGTGGCATGACGCATCGTCTGTGCATGGACAAGATGTGTGATCCAGAGAAGGCGGATCAGGCTACGCTGCCTGACCTCATGGTCTGTGCGCCCTGGTCGAACATTACCTTCACTTGCTTGGCCAATAATATTGATCATACGCCGTGTTGTCGTGCCAGAGGAATTCCATCGGCTTGTTTCCCGCTCTGCGCTGGCAAGCTGACCTCGCTGGACTTTAGCCTATTCAA ATGCCTGCGTTTCATGTCCGAGTACAGCAGCTGCCTGTTTCAGGGCTACGGAGTGCTCGCTGATCCGCCTTCGAAGCTGCGGACTGTCGCCAAAACTGACAGCTTTGTGATACTCGACTGGAATAAGCCGAAGCGACTGGCGGACACGGTGACCACGTTCCATGTCAAGTTCCGTCGCCTGGGAGTCGGCGATGACTATCTAACGGTAGAGAAG CGTCAGCCGCCACTCATTCTCGAAGGTCTTGAGGCGGACATTTACTATGAGTTCTATGTGGTATCAATTAATGCGTATGGCAAAAGCGAACCATCTCCACGTCTCATTACACGCACCCTGGCCGCCGAGCTCGATCCAACGCCGGTTGCCAAATACAACATGTCGACGTGTTGCCAAGCCTCTGGTCTCTTGCCACAATGCGCTCCACTCTGCTCCTATAACATTCGGCTGTCGGACATTGAAAATCTCGGACCAACGTGTCGTGCCCAAATGC CTATTCTGGCACGCTGTGCAGCTGGAGGAAGAGATCACAGTCCGTGCTGCAGTCGCCGTGGCGTTATCAATGCCTGCATGCCACTTTGCCGCGGTGTTATGCCCCTTGCACTCTCCACCAAATCGACAGCGGCAACCGCTGCGTCGACGGCAGCGGGCATCGGAACTCTAACATCAACAGGCTCATCGACGCTGGCGagcaatgtgccagattgtttATCCTACGCTGGCAACATTCTGCAGTGCTTCGAGGAAG GCACAAATAATATACCCGGACCACCAGAAGATGTGCATGCAACATCCGTGACGAGCAGAAGTATAAGTCTCGCTTGGACACCGCCCACAGTGGAAACAGCTTCAGCCTCTTCCTTCGCCACCGCGGCAACGCCTGTCGACATGATAACTGGCGATGAACTGGCTGCAGCAGCCGGCATTGTGGCTGGTGATGTTGCGACAGCAGCCGagacatcgacaacgacaacatcgaAGTCGGACTCTGCAAGTGCAACGAATGCAGATgatattgattttgttgtgCAATATGGACGAGTGAATAATATGACAATGTACGAAACCATCGCCAAGCTGGAGAAT GAATTGACCACCAACGAGACCAGCATCGATTTGACCAATTTGGATGAGAATACCTTATACCGCATTACGGTTGTGGCACGTGGAAAATTTGGCACATCGCTGCCAGCATcaatgctgctgctcaacACATCGAGTGTTGCTAGCGAAAATG TGCAACATTCAAATGACACCTGGGGAGCACCGTCGCCGCCTCATTCGCTGACCGTGCTAACACACAGTGCCACCTGGATGCAGTTGACATGGCAGCCACCAGAGTATTCGCATCCACACGAGCGCATTACCTACAG GGTCTATCACAAGATGATGAAAACTGACGGCTTCACCAAGATTGAAACAAAGCTGGCTTGGTTGCGACTCATCAATCTGAAGCCCAGTTCGCAGCATGTGCTCTATGTCGAGGCGGTGGGAGAACGTGCCTCCTCGTTGCCCTCAGAGACGCTAGTCGCATGGACGGATCCCGCTTTGCCTGCCTTTGTCGAT CCACCGACTGTGCATCCGGCGGACAACATACCCGAAGGCGGCTCAATGACCATTCTCTGCTTGGCTCTGGGCAATCCAGCGCCAACCATTTCGCTGTACGTGGGCGGCCACCTGGTGCGTCAGGACACCTCGCGGCACATGGTGACGGTCATACACAATGTATCGGCAGACATGGAGCATGTCTCGTGTTACGCGGACAATGGCTACGGTGTGCCCATGCAGGCAACCAGACGCGTCAACATCTGCT ATCCACCCAAGATACAAGCAGCCGGAATTACAGTTGCCTCGGTGGGCGATGAGGTCGAGCTGCGCTGCACTGTGGACTCGAAGCCAGCGCCCAAGACCATCTTCTGGCGCGATCATGATGGACGTGTCCCTGTGCCCCAAGGTGGCAACTATTATGTGTCCGTTGCTAATGTGTCGACGATTTATACGATGTCGTTGCGCATCAGCAAGCTGCAAGCCAACGATGTTGGCGATTACTTTTGCCATGCCGAGAATCCATTTGGTTCCTCCACGACGCCGGTCTcggtgcgtatacgtaatacgcCGAGCCTGAATCGCAATGTGTCACAATGTTGCGCCGAGCAGAACGTTTCGATGGCATGTCGCGATGCCTGCACTTACTACGTGGACTTTGATGCGATTGCCAATCGCCCCGAATGCATTGTGGACTTTGATAAGTTGATGAAGTGCGCCGCCGATGGCTCCGACCATCGTTCCTGCTGTGCCGAGGAGCATGTGCCGCGCAAGTGCCTCAACTGGTGTCGCGGCGAAACGGTGCGTGCGAAGGAGATCTGCAGTCTGCAGTATTCGCGCACCATCATCGGCTGCTTTGAGAAGAATCGTGATCGATTGCCGGGTCCGCCGGAGAACATTGTGGTTAGCGTGATGTCCGATAATGAGGTGAACATTAA ATGGGACGCACCAACAAAGAATCCAAATGCCGTCGACGGCTATAGAATATATTACCATGAGGCCGCCGTAGTGCCgccaacgtcgtcgtcgcccaGCGAATCTTCGATGGAGCCTGCGTCTACGTCGGATACCATGAATAATGCAACAAGTAtgggcaacggcaacggcaacggcaacaacaatcagatAATGTTGGCGGGTGTACTGGAGATAAAACGCATCGACGTAAAGGACACAACAATAAGCATTAATGGGCTTAAGAAAGACGTGCTGTATGAGCTTGTGGTTAAGGCTGGCAATTCATATG GTGCCAGCGTACTCACTGATCCGATTAGATTCACGCTGGGGGAGCAGCATGTGACCTCGGCAACCAGCAGTTACTCCAGCGCCGTTGGCACAATCAGTGGCATTGTGGCGAGCATTTTGGCCATACTCCTGGCAGCGGCAGCCATTGTGTTCTATCGTCGGCATCGTTCGCATCACGGCAAGGCGGGCAATGGCAATGTCGCATTCGAGAATCCCACATATACGCGGGGTCTGGAGCAGGTGCAG TTGCCAACTGTGACATCGGCCatcacaacacaacagcaccaacagcagccgcaTAACAATGGCAGCAATCACACAcaaggcagcaacagcaacagtcagAGCCACAGTCATAGTCAcagcagtcacagtcacaatGGCAATGGCCATGGTGTTGCAGCCACAATGACGACATCCACGTCcacggcgacagcgacgcccGATACGGGGACCACAGCGAATGGCAGTAGGCATCATCAGAGCAATGGCCATCGCAATGGCCTCTCAGATGCGGCGCATCATTTTCACAACCCGCTCAGCAACACGCAGTGCAATGAAGTAAATCCCTCAATTTATGAAGAGCTCAAGCTTGGCCAAGAAGGTGCTGGATTTAAGAAACTTGTGCCATAA